Genomic DNA from bacterium:
TGACGTTGAGCGGGTTGGACGGAAGCGCCCAGGAGCCGTTCGTGGCGGTCACGCCCGTCAACGACGCGCTGGTCGAGACGGTGTAGCTGAACCACGGGACAGGGTAGAGCGAGACGCTCGCACCCGACACGGTGGAGCCGGCCAGATTCTTGACAACTACGCTGTAGGAGGTCGGCAAAGACTGCCAGACCACGTGGTCGTCGTTGTAGACCTGTTGGGCGCTGGCGTTGGCGACAGCCGTGTTGTAGCTGTCGAACAATGTCGCGCCGTACGGGTAGGTCATGAAGCCCGGCGCGGGGGTGTAGGTACCTCCCCCGATCGGGTTCGTGTTGACACCGAGACCGTATGAGTCGATCATGCCACGGGCGTGACCCAACTCGTGTGCCAGGCTGTCGGCGCCGTACTGGCCGAAGACACCACCCATGGACGGAGTCCAACGGATGACGATCGACCAATTGGCTGGCCACCATCCACCGTCGTCGACGACTTCGTTCTCGCTGTAGAGCAGGAGGTAGTCGGACGAGCCGCGGCCGGCGTTGCGCTCGAGCGAGGCGGGTTGGGTGAACGTGTAGAACTCGTTCACCTTCCAGACGATCGGCTTGGTGAAGCCCACTGCGTAGTGGGTGTTCACTTCCGAGATCTGTTGGTCGACCTTGGCGCGGATGGCTGCGAGGCCACCGTACTTCGTGACCAGATAGTCCGGGACACCGACGCGGAGCTTGAACTCCCACGTGGTGGGGGCTGGCGTCGAAGTGGTCGTGGTGGTCGAGCTGGTCGAGGTGGTCGGGTTGGGATCGACGGGGGCCTGCGGAGTGCAGGCCATTGCTGATACTGCGAAGATGCTGAGCATCATCGCGATGAATAGATGATTCTTTTTGAGGTGCATGGCTCTCCTTGCCGTGAATACGCCTGACGGGTGTCAGATGTCCTTCAGGTATGAAGGGCGGCTGCTAAAGTATTAACTGCTGTCCTAATCTGCTGTACAGATAAGAACCAGATTATCCCCTAGAAGCCGCCCCAGATAAGGAAAGAACCAATTACAAGTATTAATTATAGCACAAATAAGTAAGATAGTCAATTTATATGGTGGAGCTAGGGAGACTCAAACTCCCGACCTCTGCAATGCGAATGCAGCGCTCTATCAGCTGAGCTATAGCCCCAGATACAAATATTCTACTACAGAAAAACGCCCGCCTGTAGGCGGACGCTTATCATGGTGCCCTTTATTTTGCCAAGCTAGGACTCATTTCTGAAACCAAACGTACTAAACAAAGCGGAGATTTCTGATGGGATATTCTAAACTTTGAGCGAAACCATTTTGAAGGAAACTAGCCCGCCTCCGCTTCGCCCGAGCGTCCCGCAAGGCAATGCTTCCGTCCGGCTCAAAAAATCCGCCTTGCGAGCGGAAAAATTGAAGATTTCTCTGATTTGGTGGGTGATGAGGGACTTGAACCCCCGACCCTCTCGGTGTAAACGAGATGCTCTAGCCAGCTGAGCTAATCACCCAATGTTTAACAAATAACTCGAGTAGTATATCCGAATAACTCGCTATATACAAGTAAATATTACTATTACCGAACTGCAGACCTTCCAGGTCATTAGATCAGCGTATATTCTAAGTCAAGCTAATAGTTATTGAAATCTAGTCCAGGCCCAAAAAACCTCGGTGGGTTTTAAGTAATAATTATTTGGTGCGGGTACCGGGACTCAAACCCGGGGCCTCTTCCTTGGCAAGGAAGCGCTCTATCAGCTGAGCTACACCCGCGAAATTATGGTGGCGTCTGTTGGAATCGAACCAACGACACGAGGCTCTTCAGGCCACTGCTCTACCAACTGAGCTAAGACGCCATGTCGCGATGATTGTGTAAGAGCTGCACTATCGTATCTGATTTAGCCCTAAATTTCAAGCTGCTACTAAAACCCGAAACTCCAGAGAGTACCCATATCGCCGTACATGATTATCCCGAGAATTATAAAAGTTTGCACCACAATCCAGGCAGTTTGATACAAGGTAATGAGACGCTCCTTGTGCGTGATACCGTAAATAAGCCATAGAGTTGCCAGCATTTGATATCCGCGCCAGATGTTAGGGATAAATCAGATGCACACTTTGCGGCGAATATTTGAAATACCTGTGGCAGACTTAGCGCCGGACCGAGAAGGGCCATGACCGAAAGCGCCTTGCGCCTTATCGATCCATGGTTTTTCGCCGGTTTTGGTTTGAGCTTGTGCGTCATTATTACTCATGCCATAGCAGGGAGGGCACTGTCGGCAAGCGTTGAAATCAGGTATAATTGCCCGCGTTACCATCATCACGGCACCTTGGCGGAGTGGTTACGCAGCGGTCTGCAAAACCGCGTACACCGGTTCAATTCCGGTAGGTGCCTCCATTTTTTTGATTTTCAATGCTATAATATATTTTAAGTTAAAGAAGGGCTCATATGATTCTGTATATCATTCTCGGTGTCGTAGTATTAATCGCTATTTGGCTGTGGTCGACGTATAACGGTCTCGTCACGGCACATACTCGTGCGGATGAGGCGCTCTCGGACATCACTGTTCAAATGAAGCGTCGACTTGATCTGATCCCAAATATCGTTGAGTCAGTCAAGGGTTACGCGAAGCAAGAAAAGTCGGTTCTGACAGAAGTCACCAAGGCGCGTACAGCGGCTATGGGCGTTCCAGAGGGCGATCTCTCCAAGCAGGCAGAGGCCGACAATATGCTTTCTGGTGCCTTGAAGAGCCTCTTTGCGGTCTCGGAAAACTACCCTGACTTGAAGAGTAATCAAAATTTCCTCCAGCTCCAGCAAGAGCTTGTCGATACCGAGGACAAGATCCAGGCATCGCGTCGCTTTTATAATGGCAACGTGCGTGACTTCAATATCAAGCTCAAGGTATTCCCAACCAACATGATCGCTGCTCAGCTTGGCTTCAAGCCATATGACTTCTTTGAGGTTGCGGAGAGCGAGAAGGCTGCAGTCGAGAAGCCAGTTGATGTAAACTTCGACGACGAAAAAAAGAAGTAATCAGATTTTGGTACGTAAGAAGGGCCCGGAATAATCCGGGCCCTTCTGGTATGTGTCGATCGATTACGACACCATGGCACATTCTTGCTCGAGTCACAGTCGTCGCTCGGCCACGATCGTATCAAGAGCATCAGAGAGGTTCTGCACGGCCTCGCAGTGCTTCGCCGGTGCGATCGAGGAATTCGCTAATGTAAAAAAGTCAATATTTTGTGGTATGAAAAAATGCCCCCACAGAGTGTGAGGGCGGGGGCTCAGAAGAGCGCGGCTTGTCCGACGGTCTGTCGACGCTTCCTGGTACGTTGGTGATGAACAGCGACTTCGATGTCATCCAGGATCTGGCCCTGGCGCACGGGATCGACTGGCCCTGGCGAACAGAGTCGCGGCGTGTCATCAGTGACGATGGGTCTCGGATCCTCGATCACTTCATCGGTGAGTGCGTCGTAGAAGACGTAGCTGACGGTTGGGTTGATGGGGTTGCCATCGTGGTCGACGCGACGAGACGGCATGGTACTGAGAAGATCCTTGAGGCTTCGGAATGAGTTGAAGAACTCGGGTACGGCAGTACCATTGGGCTGGCGTATGATGCGTTCGACGCGGAAATACATGGGGTGCCTTTCGGTCGGGAGATGAGGTGCTAGTGATTAGTATAAGGATTTTGCAGCGAAGAAAAAAGCCCCATCATGTGATGGGGCGAAAAACCATACAATTAAACCACTTATGCATATATAATTCAAGTAATTACAAGTCATTTCTCAGGTCGATAATCGAGTATAATAAGTATATGTACACAGAAATATCTCGCAATAAGCGGAACTCAGTCTTCCTCATCTTCGGGTTCTTGATCGTGACCACCATCATCGGCTGGGTGTTTTCGCGTGCGTTGGACTCGCCGATTATTCTTTATATCGCTGCTGGTATATCGATCTTTTATAGCTGGATTAGTTACTACAACTCAGACAAGATGGTTCTGGCTGTGTCTGGTGCGCGTGAAGTGGATAAAAAAGCAGCACCCGAGCTGTATCGTATTGTCGAAAATCTCTCGATAGCTGGTGGACTGCCGATGCCTCGGGTGTTTATCATCGAAGATGCTGCGCCAAATGCCTTTGCAACCGGGCGAGATCCTCAGCATGCGGTTATCTGCGTGACGACAGGACTAATCTCAAAGCTCGATAAGGCCGAGCTTGAAGGTGTGATCGCGCACGAGTTGTCGCATATTGGTAACTATGACATTCGTATCATGAGCCTGGTAGCGGTGATGGTCTCGATTATCGCTTTGCTGTCGGATTTTTTCTTGCATTGGGGCTTCTGGGGTGGCGATCGCGATGATCGCAATGGTGGCGGCCAAGCTCAAGCAATCTTTGTGCTCGTGGCGGTAGTACTGGCGGTCGTAGCACCGATCATTGGCGTGCTGATTCAGCTGGCCGTGAGTCGCAAGCGTGAGTATTTAGCTGATGCTTCAGGGGCATTGCTTACAAGGTATCCAGAGGGCTTGGTGCGTGCATTGAAAAAGATCGAAGGGGACACTGAGCCGCTTGAGGCCGCAAATAAAGCTACAGCAAACATGTATATCATTAACCCCTTGCGCGAGGGGATAGAGGGGCATGGCGCCAAATCTTTTATGTCGAAGCTCTTCTCGACCCACCCTTCGACCGCTGATCGGGTCAAACGTCTACAAGAAATGGAGATACGTGCATGAGTCAGGCAGCAAATAAGAAATCCAAACAGACATCTCTGCTTAGCTCTATTGGCCAGCGATCAGGAAGCGACAAAAAGTCCTTAAAGGATGTGCTCTCAACTGCTGTGCGTGAGTACCCGCGCTACTGGCGCTCGCTGACTGTTGCATTGTTCCCACCTCTCTTTGTGATTGGCTTGTTTCGCTGGTTAACTGATGACTACACCGGAGATCAATACGCACTGCTGATTATGCTGACATCCGCATTCTCGACGTTTGTAGTAGCACGCGTGGCGGTAGTTGGTTGGGATATGCAGCAATTGCGACCGCTTGCGTTGTATAACAGCATCATGTCACGGTATTTTTCGGCCTTAGGTTTGTTTGTGATAGCATCATTTTTCACTATCCCAATGCTCGGAGGGCTAATCTTGTCCGGTCTGGTGTTGGTGGCCGATGTATCGAAGTGGATACTTGTGCTCTCCTTGCCGTTGCTCGTTGGGGGATTTGTGTTGATGTCTCGAATCGCGTTAGCGCTGTATGCATTGGCGGATGATATGGACATCACGGTTGCACAGGCCTTCCAAATCTCTAGTCGGATTACAAAGCAGCATTATCTAGCCTACATTTGGCGTTTGCTCCTCATCGGTGCACTGATCATAGGTGGATCAATAGCGTTAGCTCTCGTCGGTACGCTCGTGAATAATCACATACAGGATGCGATCGTTCAGCTGAGCATCGATTTATTCGGCGGGTGGTTGATTACGCCACTGCTTATATTCTTGATGGCACGGCTATACCAAGGTCTCGTAGAGGCATATGAATAAGGTTGATCCTGCGAAGCGTGCCGAGCAGCTCCGCGAGCAGCTTGAGCGCTATCGATATAGTTATTATGTCTTGGACAATCCTGAGATCGATGATGCCGTCTACGACTCGTTAAACCATGAGTTGGTTGAGCTAGAGCAGGCGCATCCGGAGCTGGTGACAGCTGACTCACCGACACAACGAGTCGGCGGGCAAGCGAACGAAGCCTTTCAGAAAGTTCCGCATGGCACGCGAATGCTATCGCTGACAGACGCATTTAGTCTTGAAGAGGTTGAAAAATGGGAGAAGCGAACCGAGAAGTTGCTCGGCAAAACCCCACACGAATATTATGGCGAGCTCAAGATGGATGGCCTGGCTATTCGACTCGTCTATCGGGATGGGGTGTTTGCGCAAGCCGTGACGCGTGGCGATGGGAGCGTCGGGGAAGACGTCACGCATACCGTGCGTACGATTCGTACGAT
This window encodes:
- a CDS encoding LemA family protein; this encodes MILYIILGVVVLIAIWLWSTYNGLVTAHTRADEALSDITVQMKRRLDLIPNIVESVKGYAKQEKSVLTEVTKARTAAMGVPEGDLSKQAEADNMLSGALKSLFAVSENYPDLKSNQNFLQLQQELVDTEDKIQASRRFYNGNVRDFNIKLKVFPTNMIAAQLGFKPYDFFEVAESEKAAVEKPVDVNFDDEKKK
- a CDS encoding M48 family metallopeptidase; translation: MYTEISRNKRNSVFLIFGFLIVTTIIGWVFSRALDSPIILYIAAGISIFYSWISYYNSDKMVLAVSGAREVDKKAAPELYRIVENLSIAGGLPMPRVFIIEDAAPNAFATGRDPQHAVICVTTGLISKLDKAELEGVIAHELSHIGNYDIRIMSLVAVMVSIIALLSDFFLHWGFWGGDRDDRNGGGQAQAIFVLVAVVLAVVAPIIGVLIQLAVSRKREYLADASGALLTRYPEGLVRALKKIEGDTEPLEAANKATANMYIINPLREGIEGHGAKSFMSKLFSTHPSTADRVKRLQEMEIRA